Proteins from a single region of Apium graveolens cultivar Ventura chromosome 7, ASM990537v1, whole genome shotgun sequence:
- the LOC141674540 gene encoding uncharacterized protein LOC141674540 — protein sequence MWKEERVNKNVTKGCPVFSLCCMKGAVRLPPIPHAPQYLLDLYHDKKRGPSFHRLIWLYNAMFAFTSTGGNIDHSIKNGRAPYANGQNHHVFGSLIPNDNETPKFCQLYIYDTINEVDNPLRWVSVQDRESVDIEVVRGLITMLDKTNQLVGEFRQQRDLYKSDEIVELLITLKVIRSESGRECHISSTDEVAGIMVGDTEETCGDRDIVVNEKGIVLLVGYVGLKRYMQQNFQDALAVCCYIGHPDIFLTMTCNSLWDEIQKMMEYVPGCIAPNCPDIISKVFRLKLDQLMVDIKDKKHFGVCNGVMYIVEFQKRGLPHVRMLIWLDANSKKNLKQNVDKFVSAEIPDLLLDPVGYAAVKEFMIQGPCGLQNIKSPCMKDLRYIHHFPKEYCARSTFDDSGFPMYMRCWTNITVEIRKTELDNQWVVPYNRDLLVKYLCGAEISYRIFGFPIHHRSISIERLPFHLPGDKNCTFRANEALGKVASREKNKFKIDELLRSVGKSLKKFDQLPQPPRSYLNNGTNNLIIEETSYDNRKMEYEVAKLLQDCTEEQRKIYDAVIQSIDGNIGGILFVYGSGGCGKTFLWRTLICNLRSESKIVLPVATSEIAATLMPGGRTAHSRFKIPTVLDECSTCNIADDSDIMQLIKHTQLIIWDEAPMPHRYAFECLDRSLKDIMKAVDPEHYNMPFGGITVVLGGDFCQILPVITYGDRADIVAACITRSRLWSNFQVFLLIENMRLKQGESDGESEDKFCDVQTENAVDNMICSTSRILIFLTKATVHKEFGGIDEDLNEAFPVEYLNSLNVDGMPPHDLKLKVGAVVMLIRNLNQTLGLCNAIRMIVTKCLKFCVECEVICGIFVGSKHFIPRMKLFPSDTKMPFKLSSNLTTGLAIFVDDESGATTNLTQNVVYKKVFYGLPEA from the exons ATGTGGAAGGAAGAAAGGGTTAATAAAAATGTCACTAAAGGATGTCCTGTATTTTCTCTTTGTTGCATGAAAGGTGCAGTGAGATTGCCTCCAATCCCTCATGCCCCTCAGTATTTGCTGGATTTATACCACGACAAGAAAAGAGGTCCTTCTTTTCATAGATTGATATGGCTCTACAATGCAATGTTTGCCTTTACTTCTACCGGCGGTAACATAGATCATTCAATTAAAAATGGAAGAGCGCCTTATGCAAATGGTCAGAACCACCATGTATTTGGATCTTTAATACCGAATGACAATGAAACCCCCAAATTTTGTCAACTTTACATTTATGACACCATTAATGAAGTTGATAATCCTCTTCGGTGGGTTAGTGTTCAGGACCGAGAAAGTGTTGATATAGAGGTTGTACGAGGTCTTATAACAATGTTAGACAAAACAAATCAATTGGTTGGTGAGTTTAGGCAGCAGCGTGATCTATATAAAAGTGATGAAATTGTTGAGCTGCTGATTACACTGAAAGTTATTAGATCTGAGAGTGGAAGAGAGTGTCATATTTCTAGCACTGATGAAGTTGCTGGCATTATGGTTGGCGACACTGAAGAAACATGTGGCGACCGTGATATAGTTGTCAATGAAAAAG GTATAGTTCTTCTAGTTGGCTACGTTGGTTTGAAGCGATACATGCAACAAAATTTCCAAGACGCGCTGGCCGTATGCTGTTACATCGGACATCCTGACATATTCCTGACTATGACATGTAATTCTCTTTGGGATGAAATACAGAAGATGATGGAGTATGTGCCTGGTTGCATTGCTCCAAACTGTCCCGACATCATATCAAAGGTGTTTAGGCTAAAACTTGATCAGTTAATGGTCGATATTAAGGACAAAAAACACTTTGGGGTTTGTAATGGAG TTATGTATATCGTCGAGTTTCAGAAAAGAGGCCTTCCACATGTACGTATGTTAATATGGCTTGATGCTAATTCAAAAAAAAACCTCAAGCAGAATGTGGATAAATTTGTATCGGCAGAAATCCCAGATCTTTTATTAGATCCGGTTGGTTATGCAGCCGTGAAGGAATTTATGATCCAAGGTCCATGTGGTTTGCAAAATATCAAGTCCCCATGCATGAAAGATTTACGTTACATACATCATTTTCCCAAAGA GTACTGTGCTCGAAGTACTTTTGATGACAGTGGGTTCCCGATGTATATGCGATGCTGGACAAACATTACTGTTGAAATAAGGAAGACTGAGTTGGACAACCAGTGGGTAGTACCATACAACCGGGATCTTTTGGTCAA ATATTTATGTGGTGCTGAAATATCCTATAGGATATTTGGCTTCCCTATCCATCATAGAAGTATATCTATTGAGAGACTTCCATTTCACTTACCAGGTGACAAAAACTGCACCTTCCGTGCCAATGAAGCGCTTGGTAAAGTTGCTTCCAgggagaagaataagttca AAATAGATGAGTTGCTCCGGTCAGTTGGTAAATCCTTGAAGAAATTTGATCAGTTGCCTCAACCTCCTCGCAGCTATTTGAACAATGGAACAAACAATTTGATAATTGAAGAGACAAGCTATGACAATAGGAAGATGGAGTATGAAGTTGCCAAGCTACTACAAGACTGTACAGAGGAGCAGAGAAAAATATATGATGCAGTAATACAATCTATTGACGGTAATATTGGAGGGATTTTATTTGTTTATGGTAGTGGTGGATGTGGAAAGACATTCTTATGGAGAACTCTTATATGTAACTTACGTTCAGAAAGTAAAATTGTGCTTCCAGTGGCTACTTCTGAGATTGCTGCCACATTAATGCCCGGTGGTCGGACTGCGCACTCCAGATTTAAAATTCCAACAGTTCTTGATGAATGTTCAACATGTAATATTGCCGATGATTCAGATATTATGCAACTCATAAAGCATACACAATTAATAATATGGGATGAGGCGCCTATGCCGCACAGGTATGCATTCGAATGCCTAGATCGATCGTTGAAGGATATCATGAAAGCTGTTGATCCAGAACATTACAACATGCCTTTTGGCGGTATTACTGTAGTTCTGGGTGGTGATTTCTGTCAAATCCTCCCAGTCATTACGTATGGAGATCgtgctgatattgtagctgcctGTATCACCAGGTCACGGTTGTGGTCCAATTTCCAAGTATTCTTGTTGATAGAAAACATGCGCTTGAAACAAGGTGAAAGTGATGGTGAAAGTGAAGATAAA TTCTGTGATGTACAAACTGAGAACGCAGTTGATAACATGATTTGTAGCACATCACGTATCCTAATTTTTCTCACGAAAGCCACAGTACACA AGGAATTTGGTGGGATAGATGAGGATCTGAATGAAGCCTTCCCAGTAGAGTATTTGAACTCCTTAAATGTTGATGGGATGCCACCTCATGATCTGAAACTTAAAGTTGGTGCTGTTGTTATGCTAATACGTAATTTGAACCAAACGCTAGGTTTGTGTAATGCTATAAGGATGATTGTGACCAAATGCCTGAAATTCTGTGTGGAGTGTGAAGTAATATGTGGTATCTTTGTTGGTTCGAAGCATTTTATTCCACGTATGAAGCTTTTTCCCTCAGATACAAAAATGCCATTCAAATTG TCGAGTAACCTCACCACTGGCCTCGCTATAtttgttgatgatgagtctggtGCAACTACAAATTTAACCCAGAATGTTGTGTACAAAAAAGTTTTTTACGGCCTCCCAGAAGCTTAG